The following proteins come from a genomic window of Anopheles ziemanni chromosome 3, idAnoZiCoDA_A2_x.2, whole genome shotgun sequence:
- the LOC131286941 gene encoding U3 small nucleolar RNA-interacting protein 2, producing MSLFKVGRKQNEKVNLKRTKGAPKANIKPSKEAKVEDDNIDSDEELLKEQHKFRDVEDDMATLETTQDKRIRLAKQYLRHVQEQQQDREEYEDETELTRGMARSLKESYLSSTGKTYRPLAAKLTNFDLDNATTLHWKMQRLSPTCCTLSENNAALYVGCKSGWIVRWDLKSAKRTASFHVKNCNVKSLSVSHDMKYLAVADGTEEIKILDGTSLVQLNTLNGHSKAVNGVVFRKGTYQLYSCSADRTVKVWSLDEMVYIETLYGHQSEVSGIDALSIERIVTSGGMDQSLRVWKVAEETQLVYNALTEDFSAVKFVNTELFISGSIEGSLCLWSCAKKKPLHRIVLAHGEEDVGHPNWISSVGVLANSDVIASGSCDGFVRVWKLANKRRSIEPLLTIPVVGFINAIEFTSDGRFLIVAVGQEHRLGRWWTLRNAKNRTLVIPLSIDV from the exons ATGTCTCTTTTTAAAGTTGGTCgaaaacagaatgaaaaaGTTAACCTCAAG CGAACTAAAGGTGCTCCAAAGGCGAACATTAAACCAAGTAAAGAGGCCAAGGTAGAGGACGACAACATTGATAGCGATGAAGAGCTGCTCAAGGAGCAACACAAATTTCGCGATGTGGAAGATGATATGGCCACGCTCGAAACAACGCAGGACAAGCGTATCCGTTTGGCCAAACAGTATTTGCGTCACGTACAGGAGCAACAGCAAGACCGAGAGGAGTATGAGGACGAAACCGAACTTACGAGGGGCATGGCCCGTTCGCTGAAGGAAAGCTACCTCAGTAGCACTGGCAAAACGTACCGACCACTTGCTGCCAAGCTGACTAACTTCGATCTTGACAATGCCACCACTCTCCACTGGAAAATGCAACGGCTTTCCCCAACATGCTGCACGCTTTCGGAAAACAATGCAGCACTTTACGTTGGCTGCAAGAGCGGATGGATTGTACGGTGGGACCTGAAGAGCGCCAAACGTACAGCTAGTTTCCACGTCAAGAATTGCAATGTGAAATCGCTGAGCGTGTCCCATGATATGAAGTACCTCGCGGTTGCAGACGGTACGGAGGAAATCAAAATTCTCGATGGCACTAGCCTGGTACAGTTGAATACTTTGAACGGTCATTCGAAAGCCGTCAACGGTGTGGTATTTCGAAAGGGTACCTATCAACTGTACTCGTGCAGCGCTGACCGCACGGTGAAGGTGTGGAGTTTGGATGAGATGGTCTACATTGAAACCTTGTACGGACACCAAAGCGAGGTGTCGGGAATCGATGCCCTGTCGATCGAGCGAATCGTAACATCAGGAGGCATGGACCAATCCCTGCGCGTTTGGAAAGTGGCGGAAGAAACGCAACTCGTATACAACGCATTAACCGAGGACTTTTCGGCTGTGAAGTTTGTAAACACAGAACTGTTCATTTCTGGTTCAATCGAGGGGTCACTGTGTTTGTGGAGCTGCGCCAAGAAGAAGCCACTACACCGCATTGTACTGGCTCATGGCGAGGAAGACGTCGGGCATCCGAACTGGATCAGCAGTGTCGGCGTACTAGCAAACTCGGACGTAATTGCATCAGGATCGTGCGATGGTTTTGTACGCGTGTGGAAGCTTGCTAACAAACGGCGTTCCATCGAACCATTGTTAACGATCCCGGTTGTCGGTTTTATCAATGCGATCGAATTTACCAGCGATGGACGGTTTCTGATCGTAGCCGTCGGACAAGAACACCGGCTCGGCCGCTGGTGGACGTTACGAAACGCAAAGAACCGGACACTGGTGATTCCATTGTCCATTGATGTTTAA
- the LOC131289715 gene encoding mucin-19: MAKDNNNINTDDLTDGGPSSSTSGTVASSTTGTKAATAATVTSEPGDNVSAPVEQSTPAPADPPTRREENPFSFKHFLKWDGPAAGGTHYNHTINGVSSTGIGLGASGGTSTSSSSSINHSRSTSNINGHGCSSTLEVANSNETNGSSMDTRTNAGIASGNPVNPATTITTSTGSPSKSATTSSLNVVSSTTGARPKIPQFQSVNTLSSESKMKRSPRFPSFDSQSSLSDFADERFGSIYQSRSNSSFSSDYPPGVGGSGACLGSGLRGTHSSNGGEDAELLRGYVPRSYSNYDLDSPGSATGTERRHDQENDGGNGGRLVGATEFSAALPDFVQDHLVMEQWYNTLPKGGSGGGGAGIPSGGGGSGSSGSVDFDDMFELAGVGSSGVILNDMPFDLTASSTGSGNVRGRGSDMGHRNSPTIPLDLPPMGGGGGVGPEIGLDLPHRRVTPTPSSAELPPDLTEGNAGAGLGDGGLGGARSRPYYYSVSPPPPEASSGPSAGTADKIHRLPDFLSDGPIHSSGRLADVTQDTPHGSDTAAASAAASNHRHRLQQRQREAQYQNRLGAELAENERLRRELDQSRQTVSVQARRIRELERDLESMVSSRVSAAAAAAAAAVCGPSSGNGGSTQSNANSFMQAKTRAASAEAEVKKLRQKIHSMSVEFDTLRRENETLKEEVCGGAIGGSSTGAGANAGVSRGEDGTNVNQRPRRERSSAFLRAHTIALRQAASSAENNLRQLLSGVENLRTMANQIETFGATQTEELGAAGAAIPLEDYLHGVDINSEDDDDDDDDDDALGPAL, encoded by the exons ATGGCAAAGGATAACAACAACATTAACACCGATGACCTCACGGATGGTGGGCCTTCCTCGTCTACTTCAGGAACGGTGGCTTCTTCGACAACCGGAACGAAAGCTGCCACAGCCGCGACAGTAACTAGTGAGCCGGGAGACAATGTTTCGGCGCCCGTGGAACAGTCAACACCGGCACCGGCAGATCCGCCAACCCGGCGGGAGGAGAATCCGTTCTCTTTCAAACATTTCCTCAAGTGGGACGGCCCCGCCGCCGGTGGAACGCATTACAACCACACGATAAATGGCGTCAGCTCGACCGGTATCGGTTTGGGTGCGTCCGGAGGTACTAGCActagcagcagtagcagcatcaACCATAGTCGTAGCACATCGAACATTAATGGTCACGGATGCTCGAGCACCCTTGAGGTTGCGAACAGTAATGAGACGAACGGCAGTTCGATGGATACAAGGACGAATGCCGGAATTGCATCAGGGAATCCGGTGAACCCAGCCACCACCATTACGACCAGCACCGGGTCCCCTTCGAAGTCAGCCACGACGAGTTCACTGAATGTGGTCAGTTCGACGACCGGGGCACGTCCAAAAATTCCCCAGTTCCAGTCGGTCAATACGCTTAGCAGCGAGTCGAAGATGAAACGCTCCCCTCGCTTCCCTTCGTTCGATTCCCAGTCAAGCCTGTCCGACTTTGCCGACGAGCGCTTCGGATCGATTTATCAGAGCCGTAGTAACAGTTCCTTCAGCTCGGATTACCCGCCCGGAGTTGGCGGTAGTGGCGCTTGTTTGGGTAGTGGCCTCCGGGGGACGCACTCGTCCAACGGAGGCGAGGATGCGGAACTACTCCGAGGGTACGTACCGCGATCGTACTCTAATTACGATCTCGATAGCCCTGGCTCGGCCACCGGAACCGAGCGAAGGCACGACCAGGAAAACGATGGTGGCAACGGAGGGCGGTTGGTTGGGGCGACAGAATTTTCGGCAGCCCTTCCCGATTTCGTTCAGGATCATCTCGTAATGGAGCAGTGGTATAACACGCTTCCGAAGGGCGGAAGcgggggtggtggtgccggTATTcccagcggtggtggtggaagtggtTCATCCGGCTCGGTGGATTTCGACGATATGTTTGAGCTGGCCGGAGTAGGTAGTTCCGGTGTCATTCTCAACGATATGCCGTTCGATTTGACGGCAAGCAGTACCGGAAGTGGTAATGTGCGCGGCCGTGGCTCAGATATGGGTCATCGAAACTCACCGACCATTCCGCTCGATCTCCCCCCAatgggaggtggtggtggtgttgggcCAGAAATCGGGCTGGACCTTCCCCATCGGAGAGTAACACCGACACCATCCTCAGCAGAACTTCCTCCGGATCTAACCGAAGGTAATGCCGGCGCTGGCCTCGGCGACGGTGGTTTGGGTGGGGCCAGATCACGGCCCTACTATTACTCCGTCTCACCGCCTCCACCGGAGGCTTCTTCGGGTCCGTCGGCGGGGACGGCGGATAAAATTCACCGTCTACCGGACTTCCTCTCCGATGGCCCAATCCATTCGTCTGGACGTCTGGCGGACGTGACACAAGACACACCACACGGGTCGGATACAGCGGCTGCATCGGCTGCAGCCTCCAACCATCGCCACCGGCTACAACAACGCCAAAGGGAAGCGCAATACCAGAACCGACTCGGGGCGGAACTGGCGGAAAATGAACGGCTGCGTCGCGAGCTCGATCAAAGCCGGCAGACGGTTAGCGTGCAAGCACGGCGTATCCGGGAACTGGAGCGGGATCTCGAGTCGATGGTTTCGTCGAGAGTgagcgcagcagcagcggcggcggctgcggcaGTATGCGGACCGTCTTCGGGCAACGGCGGCTCGACGCAATCAAATGCAAACAGTTTCATGCAGGCCAAAACAAGAGCAGCCTCTGCCGAAGCTGAGGTGAAGAAGCTACGACAAAAGATTCACAGTATGAGC GTTGAATTCGATACCCTTCggagggaaaatgaaacgCTGAAAGAAGAAGTCTGTGGAGGCGCCATCGGGGGCAGTAGCACTGGTGCGGGCGCCAATGCTGGTGTGTCTCGAGGAGAAGATGGGACGAACGTCAACCAACGACCACGAAGGGAACGTTCCTCGGCCTTCCTGCGGGCCCATACCATTGCTCTACGACAGGCGGCTTCTTCGGCGGAAAATAATCTCAG ACAACTTTTAAGCGGTGTGGAAAATCTCCGCACGATGGCAAACCAGATCGAAACGTTCGGAGCCACGCAGACGGAAGAACTTGGCGCCGCCGGTGCGGCTATCCCGTTGGAAGACTATCTTCACGGGGTGGACATTAACAGcgaagatgacgatgacgatgatgacgatgatgatgcgcTCGGGCCGGCACTATAA